A single window of Nicotiana sylvestris chromosome 5, ASM39365v2, whole genome shotgun sequence DNA harbors:
- the LOC104224101 gene encoding uncharacterized protein yields the protein MATEELSETKEWHIVKNWRNVQKEKERERRRIRDRLRRQTMSLEEREKHLARRRRNYQLRRQKVLNNSFSSCQNYESTSGGNSNEEENQAIVPVSGLGVQSSEATFCPESYKSQEESAASSYTLHQGAEERMNKVQRSPNILPLYQIRHLARLLNSLSRDNQEIGTGLTSNDNITTESTLRRGIRLIDVKRLARALNAN from the exons ATGGCTACTGAAGAGTTATCTGAAACTAAAGAATGGCACATTGTAAAGAATTGGCGCAAtgtacaaaaagaaaaagaacgagAGCGTCGTCGAATTCGCGATAGATTGAGAAGGCAAACAATGAGTCTTGAGGAGAGGGAAAAACATTTAGCTAGACGTAGAAGAAACTATCAATTGAGAAGGCAAAAAGTTTTGAATAATTCATTTTCAAGTTGTCAAAATTATGAGAGTACTAGTGGTGGAAAttcaaatgaagaagaaaatcaaGCAATTGTTCCTGTTTCAGGACTTGGGGTTCAATCATCTGAGGCTACATTCTGTCCTGAATCATATAAATCACAAGAAGAATCAGCTGCATCAAGTTATACATTGCACCAAG GAGCAGAAGAAAGGATGAATAAAGTGCAGAGAAGTCCAAATATTCTGCCTTTATATCAAATAAGACATCTTGCTCGACTATTGAATTCTCTTTCAAGGGACAATCAAGAAATTGGGACAGGTTTAACGTCAAATGACAATATTACTACAGAGA GTACATTGCGACGAGGTATAAGATTAATTGATGTTAAACGTCTGGCCCGAGCGCTTAATGCAAATtga
- the LOC104224100 gene encoding scarecrow-like protein 13 codes for MQASQRPQMSGGVHGLYNQPMQQVEQYYAPYHFKNNNCNNTSSVTQFTFQTQNEHFFTLDSLPATDYVVYDSPTALSVSSNRSPFSPQCSQSYMSDLHHSSDNNTCGSPFSGCSGVDDGDLKHVLRELENKLLGPESDTDDSCSCSFNDVVSKPSSLTRWNQVLDMAPSLNLKELLYACAEAVSDADISTAEILMNILEQRVSVSGEPMERLSAYVLEGLRARLLSSGSIIYKKLKCKEPTSLELLSYMQVIYNMCPYYKFAYMSANVVIREAMTNENRIHIIDFQIAQGSQWMFLLHDLARRPGGPPFVRITGVDDSQSAHARGGGLQLVGERLAEVAKSCGVPFEFHGAALSGCEVQVENLHVRRGEALAVNFPYMLHHMPDESVSTINHRDRLLRLVKSLSPKIVTLAEQESNTNTAPFLPRFRETLDYYTAMFESIDAARPRDDKQRISAEEHCVARDVVNIIACEGADRVERHELFGKWRLRLMMAGFTPCPLSPSVGETINDMLKEYSPNYRFAESEGALYLGWKNRALATSSAWR; via the coding sequence ATGCAAGCATCCCAACGACCTCAAATGTCTGGTGGCGTCCATGGATTATACAATCAGCCAATGCAGCAAGTTGAGCAATATTACGCCCCTTACCATTTCAAGAACAACAATTGCAATAATACTAGCTCAGTGACACAGTTTACTTTTCAGACACAGAATGAACATTTCTTCACTCTGGACTCATTGCCGGCTACTGACTATGTTGTATACGATTCACCTACTGCCTTAAGTGTCTCTTCCAACAGGAGTCCCTTCTCGCCGCAATGTTCACAGTCATACATGTCTGATCTGCATCACTCCTCTGATAACAACACTTGTGGTTCACCTTTCAGTGGGTGTTCAGGAGTTGATGATGGTGACCTGAAACATGTGCTTCGGGAGCTGGAGAATAAGTTACTGGGGCCTGAATCTGATACTGACGACAGCTGCAGTTGCTCCTTTAATGATGTGGTCTCGAAACCTTCTTCCTTGACAAGGTGGAACCAAGTGTTGGACATGGCGCCCAGCTTGAACTTGAAAGAGTTGCTCTATGCCTGTGCTGAAGCAGTGTCAGATGCTGATATCTCAACTGCTGAAATTCTTATGAATATTTTAGAGCAAAGGGTGTCAGTCTCTGGGGAACCTATGGAACGATTGAGTGCATATGTGTTGGAAGGGCTTAGAGCACGACTACTGTCGTCAGGAAGCATCATATACAAAAAATTGAAGTGCAAAGAACCGACTAGCTTGGAGTTATTATCTTATATGCAAGTCATCTATAACATGTGCCCATACTACAAATTTGCTTATATGTCTGCAAATGTCGTCATCAGGGAAGCCATGACGAATGAGAACAGAATCCATATTATTGATTTTCAGATTGCACAGGGAAGTCAGTGGATGTTCCTCCTCCACGATCTTGCTCGTCGGCCTGGTGGACCCCCATTTGTCCGCATCACAGGTGTTGATGATTCCCAATCAGCTCATGCACGAGGTGGAGGACTTCAGCTAGTAGGCGAAAGGCTAGCAGAAGTTGCCAAGTCATGCGGAGTACCTTTTGAATTCCACGGTGCTGCACTATCAGGCTGTGAGGTCCAAGTAGAGAATCTTCATGTTAGGCGTGGAGAAGCGCTGGCAGTAAACTTCCCTTACATGCTGCACCACATGCCAGACGAGAGCGTAAGCACGATCAACCATCGAGACCGCCTATTAAGGCTAGTTAAGAGTTTGTCGCCCAAAATTGTGACCTTAGCTGAACAAGAATCAAACACCAACACCGCCCCTTTCCTTCCAAGGTTCCGTGAAACTCTTGATTACTATACAGCAATGTTCGAATCAATTGATGCAGCTCGCCCTAGGGATGACAAGCAGCGGATCAGTGCAGAGGAGCATTGTGTCGCACGGGACGTTGTCAACATAATAGCATGTGAGGGGGCCGACAGAGTGGAAAGGCACGAACTTTTTGGAAAGTGGAGGTTGAGACTTATGATGGCCGGATTTACTCCATGTCCATTGAGTCCATCAGTTGGTGAGACCATCAACGATATGTTGAAGGAGTACAGCCCAAATTACAGGTTTGCAGAAAGCGAAGGGGCACTCTACCTTGGATGGAAAAATAGAGCTTTAGCAACTTCTTCTGCCTGGAGATGA